The Methanobacterium lacus genome includes a region encoding these proteins:
- a CDS encoding iron chaperone, which produces MKKNKEQIKTFESYRKNYPIEIQKRLDQIQEAIKSAVPEAEEKISYNMPSYRFHGRLIYYGAFKNHIGFYPASGAVFKKFKDELKVYKQSGKGTVQFPYDKPLPIELIKKIAAYRAKENIYE; this is translated from the coding sequence ATGAAAAAAAATAAGGAACAGATAAAAACCTTTGAAAGCTACAGAAAAAATTATCCAATTGAAATTCAAAAGAGACTGGATCAAATTCAAGAGGCAATAAAAAGTGCTGTTCCAGAGGCAGAAGAAAAAATAAGTTACAACATGCCTTCATATAGATTTCATGGTAGACTGATTTACTATGGGGCTTTTAAAAATCACATAGGATTTTATCCAGCAAGTGGGGCTGTGTTTAAAAAATTTAAAGATGAACTGAAGGTCTACAAACAGAGTGGAAAGGGAACTGTACAATTTCCATATGATAAACCATTACCTATAGAACTAATAAAGAAAATAGCTGCATATCGTGCCAAAGAAAATATTTATGAATAA
- a CDS encoding FAD-dependent oxidoreductase, whose translation MNVLVVGSGAAGGTVARELSKNGISVTIIEKGPAIKVKNAYKEYIIQNVGTEISNTVCLGGTTLVTLGNGMKDCADDFKEFGIDLNPEFEEIERELFVSHLPDSHFGDGTKRIMESAESIGFEVEKMPKFIDPTSCKPCGKCALGCPQDAKWTSMTFIEEAEKYGARIIENTPVTDIIVSEGKVRGVKSYEEIFEADIVILAAGAIETPRLLQKIGMNAGNNLFVDTFVTVGGILENIKFNTELQMNAIIKFDNFIIGPHFTEVLVNDLNAHNARKKDVIGLMVMIKDEPSGKVTPDEIIKLNTGNDLAKLAQGSAIASSILIEAGVDPKTIVSTHARGAHLGGTASIGDLVNKNLQTEVEGLYVGDASIFPKAPGAPPVLTIIALAKRLAKHVMEMSL comes from the coding sequence ATGAACGTATTAGTTGTTGGGTCGGGTGCTGCAGGTGGAACAGTGGCAAGGGAACTTTCGAAAAATGGAATATCTGTTACCATAATTGAAAAGGGACCAGCAATAAAGGTTAAAAATGCTTACAAGGAGTACATAATACAAAATGTGGGCACAGAAATATCTAATACTGTTTGTTTAGGAGGTACTACTCTAGTAACACTTGGGAATGGTATGAAAGACTGTGCAGATGATTTTAAAGAATTTGGAATAGATTTAAACCCTGAGTTTGAAGAGATCGAAAGGGAATTATTTGTTTCTCACCTTCCAGATTCCCATTTTGGAGATGGTACCAAGAGAATAATGGAATCTGCAGAATCAATCGGCTTTGAAGTTGAAAAAATGCCTAAATTTATAGATCCCACTTCATGTAAACCCTGCGGTAAATGTGCTTTGGGATGTCCGCAAGATGCAAAATGGACAAGCATGACCTTTATTGAAGAAGCAGAAAAATATGGGGCAAGAATAATTGAAAATACTCCAGTCACAGATATAATTGTATCTGAAGGAAAAGTTAGGGGTGTTAAAAGTTATGAAGAAATATTTGAAGCAGATATTGTGATTCTGGCTGCTGGTGCAATAGAAACGCCTAGATTATTACAGAAAATAGGCATGAATGCAGGCAACAACCTCTTCGTAGATACCTTTGTAACAGTTGGAGGAATTCTGGAAAATATAAAATTCAACACCGAGTTACAGATGAATGCAATAATAAAATTTGATAATTTTATTATAGGGCCCCACTTTACTGAAGTTTTAGTTAATGACCTCAATGCACACAATGCCCGTAAAAAAGATGTTATAGGGTTGATGGTCATGATAAAGGATGAACCTTCAGGTAAAGTCACTCCTGATGAGATTATTAAACTAAACACTGGAAATGATCTTGCCAAGTTAGCTCAAGGATCTGCCATTGCTTCTTCTATACTAATTGAAGCCGGGGTTGACCCTAAAACAATCGTATCCACACATGCACGGGGTGCTCATCTTGGTGGAACAGCTTCTATAGGGGATTTAGTTAATAAAAATCTTCAAACAGAAGTAGAAGGTCTTTACGTTGGGGATGCAAGCATTTTCCCAAAAGCTCCAGGTGCACCACCGGTTCTAACCATAATTGCACTAGCAAAAAGACTTGCAAAACATGTAATGGAAATGAGTTTATGA
- a CDS encoding hemerythrin domain-containing protein produces the protein MSNENQPDLGEDYIRLHKVMTRGIEVSKHSIDKYMNEEAMDELNREGFTNYIQSFSAVLHGHHMVEDQKIFPYFKDQLPEVPYPRLTSEHEIFNQGLQEINTATKELTAKNNELESLNLLKSGLNKVDKLWDAHIQIENTQLYGKIRSLDMDPEEMNKIGNESKEFFQAHSGPPYLVIPFVLYNLSLDDRKIISQSFPDEVINQLLFGDWKDKWTSMQPYLLK, from the coding sequence TTGTCCAATGAAAATCAGCCAGACTTGGGGGAAGACTACATACGATTACATAAAGTCATGACCCGGGGTATAGAAGTATCTAAGCATTCCATTGATAAGTATATGAATGAAGAAGCCATGGATGAATTAAACAGGGAGGGTTTCACCAACTACATTCAAAGTTTCTCAGCAGTTCTTCATGGCCATCACATGGTGGAAGACCAGAAAATATTTCCCTACTTCAAGGACCAGTTACCTGAAGTACCCTATCCACGTTTAACAAGCGAACATGAAATATTCAACCAAGGATTGCAGGAAATAAACACAGCAACTAAAGAGTTAACAGCTAAAAATAACGAATTAGAATCGTTAAACCTCTTAAAATCAGGGTTAAATAAGGTAGACAAGCTATGGGATGCCCACATTCAAATTGAAAACACCCAGCTCTACGGAAAAATAAGAAGCTTGGACATGGATCCAGAAGAGATGAACAAAATAGGAAATGAATCTAAAGAGTTTTTCCAAGCCCACAGTGGCCCACCATACCTAGTTATACCATTCGTACTCTACAACCTATCTTTAGACGATCGAAAAATCATAAGCCAGAGCTTTCCTGATGAAGTCATAAACCAACTGTTATTTGGGGATTGGAAAGATAAATGGACATCAATGCAGCCATATCTCCTCAAATAA
- a CDS encoding flavodoxin family protein, whose protein sequence is MKVMVLTSSPNEDGLTESCARAAKKGIENGNSKAVMVRLNDLNILKCKACDQGWGICLKGTCILEDDFEKVHEEMGEVDGYVVVTPVYFGDMSESAKTFFDRLRRCEANRLMREKGNKIHNKPFICVAAAGGSGNGTLSCLTNMERVFLHMNNMDYTNMPKFDYIGVTQRNKEYMLKAIESSALNLVKDQ, encoded by the coding sequence ATGAAAGTAATGGTTTTAACAAGTAGTCCTAATGAAGATGGTTTAACTGAAAGCTGTGCTAGAGCTGCAAAAAAGGGAATTGAAAATGGAAACAGCAAAGCAGTTATGGTGCGCTTGAATGATTTGAATATTCTTAAGTGCAAAGCATGTGATCAGGGTTGGGGAATATGTCTAAAAGGTACATGTATACTGGAAGATGATTTCGAAAAGGTGCATGAAGAAATGGGTGAAGTTGACGGTTATGTTGTTGTAACACCAGTATACTTTGGAGATATGAGTGAATCAGCCAAGACTTTCTTCGACAGGTTAAGAAGGTGCGAAGCCAATAGATTAATGCGTGAAAAAGGGAACAAAATACATAATAAACCGTTTATATGTGTTGCTGCTGCTGGTGGTAGTGGAAATGGTACTCTCTCATGTTTAACCAACATGGAAAGAGTGTTCTTACACATGAATAATATGGATTATACAAACATGCCAAAATTCGATTATATTGGTGTTACACAGAGAAATAAAGAATACATGCTAAAAGCAATAGAATCAAGTGCTTTAAATCTAGTTAAAGACCAATAA